A region of Oncorhynchus masou masou isolate Uvic2021 chromosome 29, UVic_Omas_1.1, whole genome shotgun sequence DNA encodes the following proteins:
- the LOC135520774 gene encoding lethal(3)malignant brain tumor-like protein 4: MRIASTIQLKIRVKTETSAGGGKQGEMTDTPPSDGPSQGAEFDMMGALDWQDGIATLPGSDIKFRMTEFGTLEIVTEPEVKESGPTPQNPAQSKSPTPPPEAQSESSAASSAAKEVQPLAPKAQGPVPVSLEEGTMVEEPRAEAGPRAEAGPRAEAGPRAEAGPRAEAGPRAEAGPRAEAGPRTAMASCRSCGGSGPLESFLQGKYCSPICVQPSSGRSSPRERREREGGEGGLGKRVRKKRKIYMDSGDEEEDNQEEEEDKSKSVKGRRAAKLAKLVTAPPNKKRSWSWPSYMEEEKAIAAPLKLFKEHQSFPQSRNGFKVGMKLEGLDPCHPSLFCVLSVAEIQGYRVRLHFDGYPECYDFWVNADTWDVKPAGWCEKMGHKLLLPKGCKDGEFNWNMYVKNCRGQLAPKHLFKSLNTVVTPSGFRAGMKLEAVDKKNPYLICVASIAAAVDNRLLIHFDNWDDTYDYWCDASSPYIHPVGYCEESELTLTTPAEYKHPRSFSWDKYMEETGTQAAPARAFKLRPCHGFQAGMKLEAVDKRNPMLIRVATIAEVEDHRLRIHFDGWSEEYDYWVDADCPDLHPVGWCQKTSHPLQHPSNGSTDMLVLPGQGCPTPGCNGVGHIRGPRYGTHYTGVSCPYSEMNLNREGQVPDRLSGERPMTLGGPHHRGRRPDPPPHTQTNSPTTPEQPEPADDSPQTSVTRGPTVDEGEQSRCSSQSEPPGGSIEPINDGAKAKRSAPVPKYLKLHVVKQESGDGKDSLSLQQALHESVFSPGGSSSPPHRVALCWDKHCQLLPEVLGLTAKRVATWTADEVASFVKGLPGCKEHAATFRTEQMDGEAFLLLTQADIVKILSIKLGPALKIYNAILMLKNADEE; this comes from the exons ATGCGCATTGCATCCACTATCCAGCTCAAAATAAGAGTTAAAACAGAAACGAG TGCAGGAGGAGGAAAGCAGGGAGAGATGACTGACACCCCGCCCAGCGATGGCCCCTCCCAGGGGGCAGAGTTTGACATGATGGGCGCTCTGGACTGGCAGGACGGCATTGCCACACTGCCTGGCAGCGACAtcaag TTCCGTATGACAGAGTTTGGAACTTTGGAGATCGTGACAGAGCCAGAGGTCAAAGAGTCAGGGCCAACCCCCCAGAACCCCGCCCAGTCGAAAAGCCCCACCCCTCCACCCGAGGCCCAATCAGAGAGCAGCGCAGCCTCTTCTGCAGCCAAGGAAGTCCAGCCACTTGCACCTAAGG CTCAAGGCCCTGTGCCTGTGTCTCTAGAGGAGGGTACCATGGTGGAGGAGCCCAGGGCGGAGGCGGGCCCCAGGGCGGAGGCGGGCCCCAGGGCGGAGGCGGGCCCCAGGGCGGAGGCGGGCCCCAGGGCGGAGGCGGGCCCCAGGGCGGAGGCGGGCCCCAGGGCGGAGGCGGGCCCCAGGACTGCGATGGCTAGCTGTAGGTCGTGTGGGGGCTCCGGTCCACTGGAGAGTTTCCTTCAGGGCAAATACTGCAGCCCCATTTGTGTCCAGCCCTCCAGTGGCAG GTCATCACCCagagagcggagggagagagaggggggggaggggggactggggaaacgagtgaggaagaagaggaagatctACATGGACTCTGGTGATGAAGAGGAAGACaaccaggaggaggaagag gacaagTCCAAGTCTGTCAAAGGGAGGAGAGCTGCTAAGCTGGCAAAGCTAG TGACAGCCCCACCCAATAAGAAGCGATCCTGGAGCTGGCCCTCCtacatggaggaggagaaggctatAGCTGCCCCCCTTAAACTGTTCAAGGAG CACCAGTCGTTCCCTCAGAGCAGGAATGGCTTCAAAGTGGGGATGAAGTTAGAAGGACTGGACCCctgtcacccctctctgttcTGTGTGCTCAGTGTTGCTGAG atcCAGGGTTATAGGGTAAGGCTTCATTTCGACGGGTATCCAGAGTGCTATGACTTCTGGGTAAATGCTGACACCTGGGATGTGAAGCCGGCGGGCTGGTGTGAGAAGATGGGACACAAGCTGCTACTGCCTaaag GTTGTAAGGATGGGGAGTTCAACTGGAACATGTATGTGAAGAACTGCAGAGGTCAGCTGGCCCCCAAACACCTCTTCAAGAGCCTCAACAC tgtcgtgactcCGTCAGGGTTCCGTGCGGGTATGAAGCTAGAGGCGGTGGATAAGAAGAACCCATATCTGATCTGCGTAGCGTCCATCGCGGCTGCTGTTGACAACAGACTCCTCATACACTTTGACAACTGGGACGACACCTATGACTACTGGTGTGATGCCAGCAGTCCCTACATCCACCCTGTAGGCTACTGTGAGGAGTCTGAGCTGACCCTCACCACCCCtgctg AGTATAAGCACCCGAGGAGTTTTTCCTGGGATAAATACATGGAGGAGACTGGCACACAGGCAGCCCCTGCACGTGCCTTCAAACTG CGTCCGTGCCATGGGTTCCAGGCTGGAATGAAGCTGGAAGCTGTCGATAAGAGGAATCCCATGCTCATCCGCGTAGCAACCATCGCAGAGGTGGAGGACCACCGACTGAGG aTCCATTTCGATGGCTGGAGTGAGGAGTATGACTACTGGGTGGATGCTGACTGCCCAGACCTGCACCCTGTGGGCTGGTGTCAGAAGACTAGTCATCCCCTACAACACCCCTCCAATG GCTCCACTGATATGCTAGTCCTCCCAGGGCAGGGCTGTCCTACCCCAGGATGCAATGGGGTAGGTCACATCCGAGGACCCCGCTACGGAACCCACTACAC gggggtgagCTGTCCGTACTCGGAGATGAACCTGAACAGGGAGGGCCAGGTACCAGACCGTCTGAGTGGAGAACGACCTATGACCCTGGGTGGGCCTCATCACCGTGGGCGACGCCCAGACCCTCCTCCACACACCCAGACAAACAGCCCCACCACACCGGAGCAGCCCGAGCCTGCAGACGACTCCCCTCAGACCAG tgtaaCTAGGGGGCCGACGGTTGACGAGGGCGAACAATCCAGGTGCAGCAGTCAGAGTGAGCCACCAGGGGGCTCCATTGAGCCCATTAACGACGGAGCCAAGGCCAAGAG GTCTGCTCCAGTCCCAAAGTATCTGAAGCTGCACGTCGTCAAGCAGGAGAGTGGAGATGGGAAAG actccctgtctctccagcaGGCGCTCCATGAGTCAGTGTTCTCCCCGGGtggctcctcctctccccctcacaggGTGGCTCTGTGCTGGGACAAACACTGCCAGCTACTCCCTGAGGTCCTGGGCCTCACAGCTAAGAGAGTTGCAACCTGGACCGCCGACGAG GTGGCCAGTTTTGTCAAAGGGCTCCCGGGCTGCAAAGAGCATGCTGCCACCTTCAGGACAGAG CAAATGGATGGAGAGGCCTTCCTGCTTCTCACCCAAGCAGACATAGTCAAGATCCTGTCAATCAAACTAGGCCCTGCCCTCAAGATATACAACGCCATACTCATGCTGAAGAACGCTGATGAGGAGTGA
- the LOC135520772 gene encoding uncharacterized protein LOC135520772: protein MTAEGSTGAVNAVCTQDSSHSPKTTCPQTTWPCPQKDELEVRLRLRSPPGAWLLAGVVVVMVGMFVAVAGYTSSTPNPVGGRGSSHSERMKLLGSVVMGIGLFIFICAGTLLYENRDRENRERENFENPEEQGKHKQKKTREWRRENRDYEDVEQGNQREPSDRHSPLPEECPPPLPPRVPRQEGSELNVLSVGVLSSLLPGEGQGREERVREVGGKGGSTPLTRVLQHQDPPSSCPSPAPSSVYSDSCNSSEINYNVQTGSPIHSILQL from the coding sequence ATGACAGCAGAGGGGTCCACCGGAGCGGTCAATGCCGTCTGCACCCAAGACTCCTCCCACTCACCTAAAACAACCTGCCCACAAACCACATGGCCCTGCCCACAGAAGGATGAGCTCGAAGTCAGACTCCGCCTCCGCTCCCCTCCTGGGGCGTGGCTACTAGCGGGCGTTGTCGTGGTGATGGTGGGAATGTTTGTGGCCGTGGCCGGGTACACTAgctccacccctaaccctgtgGGTGGGCGAGGCAGCTCCCACAGCGAGCGAATGAAACTGCTCGGCTCTGTCGTGATGGGCATCGGCCTGTTCATCTTCATCTGTGCTGGAACCCTGCTGTATGAAAACCGGGACCGCGAGAACCGAGAGCGTGAGAACTTTGAGAACCCTGAGGAGCAGGGGAAACACAAACAGAAGAAAACAAGAGAATGGCGCCGGGAGAACCGTGATTATGAGGATGTGGAACAGGGGAAccagagagagccctcagacagacactcccCTCTCCCTGAGGAGTGCCCGCCCCCCCTGCCTCCCAGAGTGCctagacaggaggggtcagagtTGAACGTTCTCTCTGTGGGGGTGCTGAGCTCACTGCTACCAGGGGAGGGACAGGGGCGtgaagagagagtcagagaggtggggggtaaAGGGGGATCAACCCCGCTGACCAGAGTCCTGCAACaccaggaccccccctcctcctgtccctccccaGCTCCCTCCTCTGTGTACTCTGACTCCTGTAACTCCAGTGAGATCAACTATAACGTTCAGACAGGCTCCCCTATCCACTCTATTCTCCAACTCTGA
- the LOC135520773 gene encoding putative transmembrane protein 244 produces the protein MAFRGKVADTRTVLVHLLLCLVIFYSLYYMIGSVCFGAFRLDHYDGLIPFDFKTEPTNLESNSKYLVNLLSMELTYFCSGLLFAAVVRRWVWDYALTVTLLHVLLTSLVMLEFPLVWQWWLALGSGLLLMICNGQLIAYFTCQSDQSYPTFNSY, from the exons ATGGCCTTCAGGGGTAAAGTGGCCGACACGAGG acagtGCTTGTGCACCTGCTGCTGTGCCTCGTCATATTCTACTCTCTCTACTACATGATTGGGAGTGTGTGTTTCGGCGCGTTCAG GTTGGATCACTATGATGGACTTATTCCCTTTGACTTTAAGACTGAACCAACCAATTTGGAGTCCAACTCCAAATACCTGG TGAACCTGCTGTCCATGGAGTTGACCTATTTCTGCAGTGGTCTGCTGTTTGCAGCCGTGGTGAGGAGATGGGTCTGGGACTACGCTCTCACAGTCACACTACTGCACGTACTGCTCACCAGCctgg tgatgTTGGAGTTTCCCTTGGTATGGCAGTGGTGGCTGGCCCTTG gCAGCGGGTTGTTGCTGATGATCTGTAACGGTCAGCTGATAGCTTACTTCACCTGCCAGAGTGACCAGAGTTACCCCACCTTCAACAGctactga